The Sporocytophaga myxococcoides genome contains a region encoding:
- a CDS encoding chalcone isomerase family protein, with protein sequence MKKLQILFFIGILILTSFKSHAQTKIKGVDVPGTIETEKGKLLLNGAGIRTKYIFDLYVGALYLKEKTKDPKAVINQDSPQAIRMYIISDKITNKKMEETIKEGFEKATKGNTAPYKSKIDQLMVAFKEEIHNKDVIDIIYLPGSGVKLYKNGKLKTQVEGLDFKKLLFTIWLGDEPADEDLKNRMLGK encoded by the coding sequence ATGAAAAAACTTCAGATCCTTTTTTTCATTGGCATTTTAATACTGACTTCCTTTAAAAGCCATGCTCAGACAAAAATTAAAGGAGTGGATGTTCCAGGTACCATTGAGACAGAAAAGGGCAAACTTCTGTTAAACGGAGCCGGAATTAGAACCAAATATATATTTGACCTTTATGTTGGTGCTCTCTATCTAAAGGAAAAAACTAAGGATCCCAAAGCTGTTATCAACCAAGATTCCCCTCAAGCTATCAGAATGTATATTATTTCGGATAAGATCACGAATAAAAAAATGGAAGAAACCATTAAAGAGGGTTTTGAAAAAGCTACAAAGGGTAATACTGCACCTTATAAATCTAAAATTGACCAGTTAATGGTGGCATTTAAGGAGGAAATCCACAATAAAGACGTAATTGATATCATCTATTTGCCTGGTTCTGGGGTAAAACTTTATAAAAACGGGAAATTAAAAACGCAGGTTGAAGGTCTGGATTTTAAAAAATTATTATTCACAATCTGGCTTGGAGATGAACCGGCAGATGAGGATCTTAAAAACAGGATGTTGGGAAAATAA
- a CDS encoding cupin domain-containing protein, producing MKAEELINQLELEKHPEGGYFREIYRSESEIPESVLPGDYSGNRNYATSIYFLLTDKEFSAFHKIKSDEIWYYHQGNSIEIYMLSGKGLEVHKLGAQNGEHFQLLIPQNTWFGAKVVGEGYTLVSCMVAPGFSFDDFEIAKREDLLKLFPEQTTIIRELSR from the coding sequence ATGAAAGCAGAGGAACTGATAAACCAACTTGAACTGGAAAAACATCCGGAAGGAGGATATTTTAGAGAAATTTACAGAAGTGAATCAGAAATTCCAGAATCGGTCTTACCAGGAGATTATTCAGGGAACAGAAATTATGCCACAAGCATTTATTTTTTACTTACAGACAAAGAGTTTTCGGCCTTCCACAAAATCAAATCAGATGAAATTTGGTATTACCACCAGGGTAATTCTATAGAAATTTATATGTTATCCGGGAAAGGGCTGGAGGTTCATAAGCTAGGCGCACAAAATGGAGAGCATTTTCAATTGCTTATACCCCAAAATACCTGGTTTGGTGCAAAAGTAGTTGGAGAAGGATATACTCTTGTTAGTTGTATGGTAGCTCCAGGATTTTCGTTTGATGATTTTGAGATTGCCAAAAGAGAAGATTTATTGAAACTTTTTCCTGAGCAGACTACAATCATTAGGGAACTTTCAAGGTAA
- a CDS encoding cell division protein ZapA, with the protein MGELSIKIRIAEREYPMRVDAAEEERLRIAGRLINERIKMYRDQFGIDDKQDLLAMVAFDCFAEGLRTDAENQKYINELESKITHLDHLISNSGI; encoded by the coding sequence ATGGGAGAACTTTCTATAAAAATCAGAATCGCAGAAAGGGAATACCCCATGCGTGTAGATGCTGCTGAAGAAGAGCGACTTAGGATCGCTGGCAGATTGATTAATGAAAGAATAAAAATGTATAGGGATCAGTTTGGAATAGATGACAAGCAGGATCTTCTGGCAATGGTCGCGTTTGACTGCTTTGCTGAAGGACTGCGGACAGATGCTGAAAACCAAAAGTATATAAATGAATTAGAGTCCAAAATAACCCATTTGGATCACCTGATTTCAAATTCCGGTATCTGA
- a CDS encoding substrate-binding domain-containing protein — protein sequence MITIRLGGVPEHFNLPIHLAKQSGKFEEAGIDLLWTDFPGGTGAMCSALKEDQIDCAILLTEGITADIVKGSPLKILKVYVESPLIWGIHVFANSPYVDVDQLEGKRYAISKQGSGSHLMSYVDAAQRGWQLSESQMVAVGNLEGARTFLSEEKADIFLWEKYMTKPLVDSGEFRRLGERLTPWPCFVFAASENFLEKHGSILVTFFKIVNKSVEAFMQNPEAPDLVSERYSLKREDSKAWFESTKWNTENGIDEKILDHIQEWLYRLHIIPHKKQFSQLVYKY from the coding sequence ATGATAACCATCAGATTAGGCGGAGTACCCGAGCATTTTAATTTACCTATACATTTAGCTAAGCAAAGTGGAAAATTTGAAGAAGCTGGCATTGATCTTTTATGGACAGATTTTCCTGGAGGAACCGGAGCAATGTGTTCAGCTCTGAAAGAAGATCAGATTGATTGTGCAATATTACTTACTGAAGGAATCACAGCGGATATTGTGAAAGGAAGTCCTCTTAAGATTCTGAAAGTATACGTAGAGAGCCCATTAATCTGGGGAATTCATGTTTTCGCAAATTCACCCTACGTCGATGTGGATCAGTTGGAAGGCAAAAGGTATGCGATAAGCAAGCAAGGCTCAGGTTCTCATCTTATGTCTTATGTAGATGCAGCTCAAAGAGGTTGGCAGTTATCCGAAAGTCAAATGGTTGCTGTTGGCAATCTCGAGGGGGCAAGAACTTTTTTATCTGAAGAAAAAGCAGATATTTTTTTATGGGAAAAATATATGACTAAACCTTTAGTTGATTCAGGTGAATTCAGGAGACTTGGGGAACGACTCACTCCGTGGCCCTGCTTTGTATTTGCCGCATCAGAAAACTTTCTTGAAAAACACGGTTCCATATTGGTTACGTTTTTTAAAATTGTTAATAAATCTGTAGAAGCTTTCATGCAAAATCCTGAAGCTCCTGATTTAGTCTCTGAGCGATATTCATTGAAGAGAGAAGATTCAAAGGCGTGGTTTGAAAGTACAAAGTGGAATACTGAAAATGGTATTGACGAAAAAATTCTTGATCATATTCAGGAATGGTTGTATAGACTTCATATAATTCCTCATAAAAAACAATTCAGTCAATTAGTTTATAAATATTGA
- a CDS encoding DUF6089 family protein has translation MRNFLYIFLSLFFIAIQSVRAQPYNYRCKYHSIVIGGAGSYANGDIKSTLSTIRPGLSFGFNKRIYPRLSYEFDFLWFRLLGDDFLASDKKLESADYLRNLHFRNDIKELSFTLRYDLLPNTDHYRKRPIYNAYVLLGGGVFYHNPKAKNDRDHWVSLRKLQTEGKSYSNIQFSVPAGFGFRYKLAIQWDLELEFTYRYTSTDYLDDVSRNYINPDQLKSDQSRQMSNRSASLFGSYNGAKRDIDFINNTLEEQFFYSGSGYSYSTSKAPGSKRGSKIGPDSYVLVSLRLIYIIPGKIYCPKFR, from the coding sequence GTGAGAAACTTTTTATACATTTTTTTGTCGTTGTTCTTTATTGCTATCCAATCAGTGAGAGCACAACCTTATAATTACAGATGTAAATATCATTCGATTGTCATAGGAGGAGCTGGGAGTTATGCTAACGGAGATATTAAATCTACTTTGAGTACCATTAGACCAGGTTTATCCTTTGGCTTTAACAAAAGAATTTATCCAAGACTTTCTTATGAATTCGACTTCCTATGGTTTAGGCTTTTAGGAGATGATTTTTTAGCTTCAGATAAAAAACTTGAATCTGCTGATTATCTTAGAAATCTTCATTTTAGAAATGATATAAAAGAATTGTCATTTACTTTAAGATATGATTTGCTGCCAAATACGGATCACTACAGAAAACGTCCAATTTACAATGCTTATGTTTTACTGGGAGGTGGTGTTTTCTATCATAATCCAAAGGCAAAAAATGACAGGGATCATTGGGTAAGTCTAAGAAAACTTCAAACTGAAGGAAAGTCATATTCAAATATCCAATTCTCTGTTCCTGCTGGTTTTGGCTTCCGATATAAGCTTGCAATTCAATGGGATCTTGAACTGGAATTTACATATCGTTATACTTCTACTGATTACCTGGATGATGTAAGTCGAAACTATATTAATCCTGATCAGTTAAAAAGTGATCAGTCCAGACAAATGTCGAACCGCTCAGCATCTCTATTCGGATCATACAACGGAGCCAAAAGAGATATTGATTTTATTAATAATACACTGGAAGAGCAATTTTTTTATTCAGGCTCCGGATATTCTTATTCAACTTCCAAAGCCCCAGGAAGCAAAAGGGGCAGTAAAATAGGGCCTGATAGTTATGTCTTGGTTTCTCTGAGGCTAATTTATATTATTCCTGGTAAGATATATTGCCCAAAATTCAGATAG
- the rny gene encoding ribonuclease Y, whose translation MVDVLFYIITAIVFLGIGFAIGRYLLMKVFKKHEEEALAKSQLIIKEAEIQGESIKKEKILQAKENYLKIKAEFEEEANKKKNIIIQNENKLKQREGNLSKLLETNSRKEAELESMKENLAAQMEIINKRKDELEKMKASQVTKLEKIANLTAEEAKQSLVEALKDEARSKASSYIKDIVDEAKLTATKEAKKVVIETIQRTATENAIENCVSIFNIESDDIKGKIIGREGRNIRALEAATGVEIIVDDTPEAIIISGFDPVRREVARLSLHRLVQDGRIHPARIEEVVAKTFKNIEEEIIEIGERTVIDLGIHGLHPELIKMVGRMRFRSSYGQNLLQHSREVAKLAATMAAELGLNAKLAKRAGLLHDIGKVSPEEPELPHAILGMELAKKYKESPEVCNAIGAHHDEIEMTSLLSPIIQVCDAVSGSRPGARREVMESYIKRLKELEELALSFDGVTKCYAIQAGRELRIMVDAENVSDEKAGTLSFDISKKIETDMQYPGQIKVTVIREMRAVSYAK comes from the coding sequence ATGGTAGATGTTCTATTTTATATCATAACTGCAATTGTATTCCTGGGAATCGGGTTTGCAATTGGCAGATACCTTCTTATGAAGGTTTTCAAAAAACACGAGGAAGAAGCGCTGGCCAAGTCTCAATTAATCATTAAGGAAGCTGAAATTCAAGGAGAAAGCATTAAGAAAGAAAAAATTCTACAGGCTAAGGAAAACTATTTGAAAATCAAAGCGGAATTTGAAGAGGAAGCTAACAAGAAAAAAAACATCATTATTCAAAATGAGAACAAGCTGAAACAAAGAGAAGGTAATCTTTCAAAGTTGCTGGAAACCAATTCAAGAAAGGAAGCAGAGTTGGAAAGCATGAAAGAAAACCTTGCAGCTCAGATGGAGATCATCAACAAAAGAAAGGATGAGCTTGAAAAAATGAAAGCTTCTCAAGTGACAAAATTGGAAAAAATTGCCAATCTTACTGCTGAAGAAGCAAAACAAAGTCTGGTAGAAGCTTTGAAAGATGAGGCTCGTTCCAAAGCATCTTCCTACATTAAAGACATTGTTGACGAGGCTAAGCTTACTGCTACAAAAGAAGCCAAAAAAGTAGTCATTGAAACAATTCAAAGAACTGCGACAGAAAATGCAATTGAAAACTGTGTTTCCATTTTCAATATTGAAAGTGATGATATCAAAGGTAAAATCATTGGTCGTGAAGGTAGAAACATCAGAGCTCTAGAAGCAGCAACTGGAGTGGAAATTATTGTAGATGATACCCCAGAGGCCATTATTATCAGCGGTTTTGATCCTGTAAGAAGAGAAGTCGCAAGACTTTCATTGCACAGACTTGTTCAGGATGGAAGAATTCACCCTGCCAGAATTGAGGAAGTTGTTGCCAAAACTTTCAAAAATATAGAGGAAGAGATTATTGAAATTGGAGAGCGCACAGTTATTGATCTTGGTATTCATGGTTTACACCCTGAATTAATCAAGATGGTAGGAAGAATGCGTTTCAGGTCTTCATACGGACAAAACCTGCTCCAGCATTCCAGAGAAGTTGCTAAACTTGCTGCTACTATGGCTGCAGAACTTGGACTTAACGCCAAACTTGCAAAAAGAGCAGGACTTCTTCATGATATCGGTAAAGTTTCTCCTGAAGAGCCTGAATTACCCCATGCGATTCTAGGAATGGAACTCGCTAAAAAATACAAAGAAAGTCCTGAAGTGTGCAATGCTATTGGAGCGCACCATGATGAAATAGAAATGACCTCACTTCTTTCTCCTATTATTCAGGTATGTGATGCGGTTAGCGGATCAAGGCCAGGAGCAAGAAGAGAAGTTATGGAGTCTTACATTAAGAGACTTAAAGAACTGGAAGAACTTGCATTGTCTTTTGATGGAGTTACAAAATGTTATGCTATACAAGCAGGTAGAGAGCTAAGAATAATGGTTGATGCTGAAAATGTCTCTGACGAAAAAGCAGGAACATTATCTTTCGATATATCTAAAAAGATTGAAACAGATATGCAGTACCCTGGTCAGATCAAAGTAACGGTTATCAGAGAAATGAGAGCTGTCAGCTACGCGAAATAA
- the sucD gene encoding succinate--CoA ligase subunit alpha — MSVLVNKQSKVIVQGFTGSEGTFHAGQMIEYGTNVVGGVTPGKGGTKHLDKPVFNTVEDAVKETGANVSIIFVPPAFAADAIMEAADAGIKVIICITEGIPVKDMIKAKEYIKGKNLTLIGPNCPGVMTPGEAKVGIMPAFIHKPGKIGIVSRSGTLTYEAVDQLSKVGLGQSTCIGIGGDPVIGTTTKEAVKLLMDDPHTEGIIMIGEIGGSMESEAAKWIKENGTKPVVGFIAGQTAPAGRRMGHAGAIVGGADDTAAAKMKIMKDCGLFVVESPADIGETMLKALQKSKATA, encoded by the coding sequence ATGAGCGTACTAGTCAATAAACAGTCCAAAGTGATAGTGCAGGGTTTTACAGGCTCTGAAGGAACATTCCATGCCGGTCAAATGATCGAATACGGAACAAACGTTGTTGGAGGAGTAACTCCTGGTAAAGGCGGCACTAAACATCTTGATAAACCAGTCTTCAATACCGTTGAAGACGCCGTTAAAGAAACAGGTGCTAATGTTTCTATAATTTTTGTACCTCCGGCTTTCGCTGCTGATGCTATTATGGAAGCTGCTGATGCAGGTATAAAAGTAATCATATGTATTACAGAAGGAATTCCTGTAAAAGATATGATTAAAGCAAAAGAATATATCAAAGGAAAAAATTTAACGCTTATTGGACCTAACTGTCCTGGAGTAATGACTCCTGGAGAAGCTAAGGTTGGTATAATGCCTGCATTTATTCATAAGCCAGGTAAAATAGGTATAGTATCTCGTTCTGGGACATTGACTTATGAAGCTGTGGATCAACTATCTAAAGTTGGTTTGGGACAATCAACTTGTATTGGTATCGGTGGAGATCCAGTAATCGGTACTACTACCAAAGAAGCTGTTAAGCTATTGATGGACGATCCTCATACAGAAGGCATCATCATGATCGGTGAAATTGGTGGAAGCATGGAGTCTGAGGCGGCTAAATGGATCAAAGAAAATGGTACTAAACCAGTGGTTGGTTTCATTGCTGGTCAAACTGCTCCTGCAGGAAGAAGAATGGGACATGCCGGTGCTATCGTTGGTGGTGCAGATGATACTGCTGCTGCAAAAATGAAAATCATGAAAGATTGCGGCTTGTTTGTAGTTGAATCTCCTGCTGATATTGGAGAGACTATGCTTAAGGCGCTTCAAAAAAGCAAAGCAACTGCTTAA